In the Naumovozyma dairenensis CBS 421 chromosome 4, complete genome genome, one interval contains:
- the GLC3 gene encoding 1,4-alpha-glucan branching enzyme (similar to Saccharomyces cerevisiae GLC3 (YEL011W); ancestral locus Anc_1.435), giving the protein MMEIPENVKGAVEFDPYLKPYAQVLSERRYLADKWAYEITHATPDGSYQSLAKFSRDSYKSYGLHANPQTKEISYKEWAPNAKRAFLVGEFNNWDGSNHELKNKDEFGNFYITIPPLSNGDYAIPHDSKIKVKFQLEDGSEIYRLPAWITRATQPTKETAKQFGPTYEGRFWNPTEPYQFQNNRPVFNESHDSLRIYEAHVGISSPEPKVTTYKEFTQNILPRIKKLGYDAIQLMAIMEHAYYASFGYQVTNFFAPSSRYGTPEDLKELIDTAHGMGILVLLDVVHSHASKNVEDGLNNFDGSDHQYFHSLSSGRGEHPLWDSRLFNYGNFEVQRFLLSNLTYYIDVYQFDGFRFDGVTSMLYLHHGVGEGGAFSGDYNEYLSKERSGVDHEALAYLMLANDLVHELLPESAVTVAEDVSGYPTLCLPRNIGGVGFDYRLAMALPDMWIKLLKEKSDDQWDMGHIVHTLTNRRYGEKVVAYCESHDQALVGDKTLAFWLMDAEMYTGMTVLKEPSLVIDRGIALHKMIRLITHSLGGEAYLNFEGNEFGHPEWLDFPNVNNNDSYHYARRQFNLVDDHLLRYQHLNNFDSTMQHTEMKYQWLNTPQAYVSLKHEVDKVIAFERNGKLFIFNFHPTNSFSDYRIGVEQAGSYRIILNTDRQEFGGQNRIDENARFFTTDLEWNNRKNFIQVYIPCRTAIILALE; this is encoded by the coding sequence ATGATGGAAATCCCTGAAAACGTTAAAGGTGCTGTCGAGTTTGATCCTTATCTAAAACCATACGCTCAAGTCTTAAGTGAAAGACGTTATCTAGCTGATAAATGGGCTTATGAAATTACCCATGCTACCCCTGACGGCTCCTACCAATCTTTAGCTAAGTTTTCAAGAGATTCTTATAAATCGTATGGTCTACATGCTAATCCACAAACAAAAGAGATCTCTTATAAAGAATGGGCTCCAAATGCTAAACGTGCCTTCTTAGTAGgtgaattcaataattgggATGGATCCAAtcatgaattgaaaaataaagatgaattcGGTAATTTTTACATTACAATCCCTCCTTTATCTAATGGTGATTACGCAATCCCACATGATTCTAAAATTAAAGTCAAATTCCAATTAGAAGATGGTTCTGAAATCTATCGTTTACCTGCATGGATTACAAGAGCCACTCAACCAACAAAGGAAACTGCAAAGCAATTTGGACCAACTTATGAAGGTAGATTCTGGAATCCAACTGAACCATAccaattccaaaataaCAGACCCGTCTTCAATGAATCTCACGATTCTTTAAGAATTTATGAAGCTCATGTTGGTATCTCATCTCCAGAACCAAAAGTTACTACTTATAAAGAATTCactcaaaatattttaccaagaattaaaaaattaggTTACGATGcaattcaattaatggCTATCATGGAACACGCCTATTACGCTTCATTCGGTTATCAAGTAACAAATTTCTTCGCTCCAAGTTCTCGTTATGGTACTCCAgaagatttaaaagaattaatcGATACTGCTCATGGAATGGGTATCttagtattattagatgTAGTTCATAGTCACGCTTCCAAAAACGTGGAAGATGGTCTTAATAACTTCGATGGTTCTgatcatcaatattttcattcattgTCCTCTGGTAGAGGTGAACATCCTTTATGGGATTCAAGACTTTTCAATTACGGAAATTTTGAAGTTCAAAGattcttattatcaaatttaacTTACTATATCGATGTTTATCAATTCGATGGATTTAGATTTGACGGTGTTACTTCAATGTTATATTTACATCATGGTGTTGGTGAAGGTGGTGCTTTCTCCGGTGATTAcaatgaatatttatcaaaGGAACGTTCAGGCGTCGACCATGAAGCCTTGGCTTACTTAATGTTGGCTAATGATTTAGTTCATGAATTACTACCTGAATCTGCAGTCACCGTCGCAGAAGATGTCTCTGGTTATCCAACCTTATGTTTACCACGTAACATTGGTGGCGTCGGTTTCGATTATAGATTAGCTATGGCTTTACCAGATATGTGGATTAAACtcttaaaggaaaaaagtGATGATCAATGGGATATGGGCCATATCGTTCATACTTTGACTAATAGACGTTACGGTGAAAAAGTTGTGGCTTATTGTGAATCTCATGATCAAGCTTTAGTGGGTGATAAAACTCTAGCCTTTTGGTTAATGGATGCTGAAATGTATACCGGTATGACTGTGCTAAAGGAACCTTCTTTAGTTATCGATCGTGGTATCGCACTTCATAAAATGATTAGATTAATTACTCATTCATTGGGTGGTGAAgcatatttgaattttgaagGTAATGAATTCGGGCATCCAGAATGGCTAGATTTCCCaaatgttaataataatgatagtTATCATTATGCTCGTAGACAATTTAATTTGGTAGATGATCACTTATTACGCTATCAACATTTGAATAACTTCGATAGCACTATGCAACATACTGAAATGAAATATCAATGGTTGAATACTCCACAAGCATACGTGTCTTTAAAACATGAAGTAGATAAAGTTATTGCCTTTGAACGTAATGggaaattattcattttcaatttccatCCAACAAACAGTTTCAGTGATTATAGAATTGGTGTCGAACAAGCTGGATCTTATCGTATCATTTTAAACACTGACAGACAGGAATTTGGTGGTCAAAATagaattgatgaaaatgcaAGATTTTTCACAACTGACTTAGAATGGAATAATAGAAAGAATTTCATTCAAGTTTACATTCCATGCAGAACTGCAATTATCTTGGCTTTAGAATAA
- the NDAI0D01160 gene encoding uncharacterized protein (Ty-like retrotransposon), which produces MDPAKINAMVKWPIPRTAQDARRFIGLAGSYRRFVKDFSAIARLIHKLLLENRNGYEINRLLSKN; this is translated from the coding sequence ATGGATCCAGCGAAGATTAACGCAATGGTAAAATGGCCTATACCAAGGACTGCTCAAGATGCTAGAAGATTTATTGGTTTGGCAGGCTCTTATAGACGGTTTGTGAAGGATTTTAGTGCGATTGCTCGACTTATTCACAAGTTATTGCTGGAAAATCGGAATGGTTACGAGATCAACAGGTTGCTTTCCAAGAACTAA
- the NDAI0D01170 gene encoding C2HC-type zinc finger protein (Ty-like retrotransposon), producing the protein MAAITQKQDASTAKNGETYSKTSVTNDTDGNISMDDGTDTAAATVGGEEHVGSKVITRSVNSTIEPSTTTTSSVSQDVMVSLHNPALQTLMQSLIKTAIEGAKSQTQLAETSLSSKLHKAASTVAKFDGKNFYDPEKDWVEWVARLRNVAMDIDPKGLDDATMLDLARRTLVDRALELFLRHKDELKSLDDFKKVMMSASTNSPYWKSAKAITSIRFGGDVEDYNRRFNRLKSSLPANFYSPEVLDPFFYLMGLGETNAAQLLGEIGDLSKTLDECQQIATNLSFKLKRESSDDSFHARVGKKRKINPLANRITPNMTAKSRCYRCNETGHFAAKCPSKSKN; encoded by the coding sequence ATGGCTGCTATTACTCAAAAACAAGACGCTTCCACTGCCAAGAATGGCGAAACCTACTCTAAAACTTCTGTCACTAATGACACTGATGGGAATATTTCAATGGATGACGGTACGGATACTGCAGCTGCTACTGTGGGTGGTGAAGAACATGTTGGTTCAAAGGTTATTACTCGTTCTGTTAACTCCACTATCGAACCCAGTACCACTACTACTTCTTCTGTCTCCCAAGACGTGATGGTCTCATTACACAATCCAGCGCTTCAAACTTTAATGCAATCTCTGATCAAGACTGCTATTGAAGGCGCTAAATCGCAAACTCAACTTGCGGAGACGTCATTGTCAAGTAAGCTACATAAGGCGGCTAGTACCGTTGCGAAGTTCGATGGAAAGAACTTTTATGACCCGGAAAAGGATTGGGTTGAATGGGTGGCAAGGCTCAGGAATGTGGCCATGGATATTGATCCAAAGGGCCTTGATGATGCTACCATGCTAGACCTTGCCCGTCGTACCTTGGTTGATCGTGCACTAGAGCTGTTCTTAAGACACAAGGACGAGTTGAAATCATTGGATGATTTCAAGAAGGTGATGATGTCCGCATCGACCAACTCTCCCTACTGGAAATCGGCGAAGGCTATTACGTCTATTAGGTTCGGAGGGGATGTGGAAGACTACAACCGTCGTTTTAATAGGTTGAAGTCGTCATTACCTGCCAACTTCTATTCTCCAGAAGTTTTGGATCCATTCTTTTACTTAATGGGGCTTGGGGAAACCAATGCTGCTCAACTGTTAGGTGAAATCGGAGATTTGTCTAAGACGTTAGACGAATGTCAACAGATTGCTACGAACTTAAGTTTTAAGTTGAAGAGAGAGTCATCTGATGACTCGTTCCATGCTCGTGTCGGtaagaagaggaagatcAACCCGTTGGCTAACAGGATCACGCCAAACATGACTGCTAAGAGTCGTTGCTATCGTTGTAACGAGACTGGTCACTTTGCTGCCAAATGTCCATCCAAGTCAAAAAACTAG
- the SWM2 gene encoding Swm2p (similar to Saccharomyces cerevisiae YNR004W; ancestral locus Anc_1.433), whose translation MDFDTNSSFGTETLTTFLNNFDDLNLISENYTEFLLPYFEAISKDNKLRRLAKKKCKNYFERWVSTNDKEISTRYQEFWFILNGTFYELEGNLFHNLIINEVDIKEYENVLNNQAKKEFEPDTGKPLPNPLNNLILEEVEVTDYVDAS comes from the coding sequence ATGGACTTCGATACTAATTCTAGTTTTGGGACTGAAACGCTGACGACATTTCTTAATAACTTCGAcgatttgaatttgatatcAGAAAACTACACGGAATTTCTCCTTCCATACTTTGAGGCAATATCGAAAGATAACAAACTACGGAGATTggcaaagaaaaaatgcAAGAATTACTTTGAACGTTGGGTTTCAACTAACGATAAAGAAATATCGACTAGATATCAAGAATTTTGGTTCATATTGAACGGAACTTTTTATGAATTGGAAGGCAATCTCTTTCATAATTTAATCATCAACGAGGTAGATATCAAAGAATACGAAAACGTTCTTAATAATCAGGCAAAGAAGGAATTCGAACCAGATACTGGTAAACCATTACCAAAtcctttaaataatttgattcTAGAAGAAGTAGAAGTTACTGATTATGTTGACGCCTCCTGA
- the RBP95 gene encoding RNA-binding ribosome assembly factor RBP95 (similar to Saccharomyces cerevisiae YCR016W; ancestral locus Anc_1.431) — protein sequence MSSNHIPAWRKIAIKKKLENKDGAVLNDDPLNVTTHLATGSLTRKEKKRIIKGESSVSVDRNKVSKLKKSGKREKLPKDQRITKKSKVLKDQLRYLIEFYKSRVENTLPKELYALENVKLNFPGNDEDDKIDPASGVIEIWKFSKQKQNWLIKHFFNMEEIPSEYDPLLISYFKDLPGKSKDDLSEKCLGQIKSWNEYVEKEEAKMSAIVNGDENKEGTNDEGNDDEASKEDEIKEKKPEDISKIEIEVVPNKEATIRSHLLLKQWFINEEDLTKIILKNLPI from the coding sequence ATGTCTTCTAATCATATCCCGGCTTGGAGAAAAATTGCCATTAAAAAGAAgttggaaaataaagatggtGCTGTGTTGAATGATGATCCTTTGAACGTCACAACTCATTTAGCAACAGGATCTTTGacaagaaaggaaaagaaaagaataataaaggGAGAATCATCCGTATCCGTCGACAGGAATAAAGTTTCAAAACTTAAAAAAAGTGGTAAAAGAGAGAAATTGCCAAAAGATCAAAGAATAACTAAAAAAAGCAAAGTCCTTAAGGATCAGTTACGCTATTTAATAGAATTTTATAAAAGTAGAGTGGAAAATACGTTGCCAAAAGAACTGTATGCTTTAGAAAATGTAAAGCTTAACTTCCCCGGGaacgatgaagatgataaaataGACCCAGCAAGTGGTGTTATTGAAATATGGAAGTTTTCTAAACAGAAACAAAACTGGCTTATTAAacatttctttaatatgGAAGAAATACCTTCTGAATATGATCCTTTGTTAATTAGttatttcaaagatttaCCTGGAAAAAGCAAAGATGATCTTTCCGAAAAATGTCTAGGTCAAATCAAAAGTTGGAATGAATACGTCgagaaagaagaagccAAAATGTCTGCAATTGTGAACGGAGATGAGAATAAGGAAGGCACAAATGACGAAGGGAATGATGACGAGGCAAgtaaagaagatgaaataaaagaaaagaaacctGAAGATATATCAAAGATTGAGATAGAAGTAGTACCAAATAAAGAGGCTACGATAAGAAGTCATTTACTATTAAAGCAATGGTTTATTAACGAGGAAGACCTAACAAAGATTATACTTAAGAACTTGCCAAtatga
- the CTO1 gene encoding Cto1p (similar to Saccharomyces cerevisiae YCR015C; ancestral locus Anc_1.430): MRNDIIISDFDETITTRDTTSLVASLPYKVKQGLSPPWSYFKDKYMDACVEYKKENANCIQNRKLPLLPFLDVSRNHGFRSAFNAEFVYQSDSKFVELKSISEIEEYNLFKGITHHQVQEYASNLLNEEDPLIRPGFMNFISSNVKPENFYIVSVNWSKEFIYSILRYANIDPSHIFCDHLLSSGSEYTGIFSKELMTGCDKANILDTILLSRSNDLDLLSKNTRVWYIGDSETDILPLLHPSVNGAILINPLHELKKYLTISRDVLGASASVVESFMNVDREYIKVVDKSATTSVYFVKSWDAFDKLLNEPYMMEAPMNEG, encoded by the coding sequence ATGAGAAACGATATCATAATATCAGACTTCGACGAAACTATTACCACGAGGGATACCACCTCGCTGGTTGCATCTCTACCTTACAAGGTCAAACAAGGTCTGTCTCCACCTTGGtcatatttcaaagataaGTACATGGACGCCTGCGTGGAGtataagaaagaaaacgCAAATTGCATACAAAATAGGAAATTACCTCTTCTACCATTTTTGGATGTCTCCAGGAACCATGGTTTTCGTTCAGCATTCAACGCCGAATTTGTTTACCAGTCGGATAGTAAATTTGTTGAACTGAAAAGTATCAGTGAAATAGAAGAGTATAACTTATTCAAAGGGATTACCCATCACCAGGTTCAGGAGTACGCTTcgaatttattaaatgaagaGGACCCTTTAATAAGACCAGGCTTCATGAATTTTATTTCCTCTAATGTTAAACCAGAAAATTTCTATATTGTCTCTGTGAACTGGTCTAAagaatttatatatagtatCCTACGATATGCTAATATTGATCCATCTCATATTTTTTGCGATCATCTACTTTCATCTGGTAGTGAATATACAGGAATTTTCTCCAAAGAGTTAATGACTGGATGTGATAAAGCAAACATATTAGACACTATATTACTTAGTAGATCAAACGATCTTGACCTATTATCCAAGAATACCAGAGTTTGGTATATCGGAGATAGTGAAACGGATATCTTACCTTTATTACATCCTTCTGTAAATGGTGCTATATTAATTAATCCTCTACatgaattaaaaaaatatttaactATTAGTAGGGACGTTCTTGGTGCTTCAGCTTCCGTTGTCGAATCATTTATGAATGTGGACAGAGAATACATTAAAGTTGTTGATAAGAGCGCAACTACTAGTGTATATTTTGTCAAATCATGGGATGCGTTCGATAAGTTATTGAATGAACCTTACATGATGGAGGCGCCTATGAACGAAGGTTAG
- the NDAI0D01210 gene encoding acetate uptake transporter family protein (similar to Saccharomyces cerevisiae ADY2 (YCR010C) and ATO2 (YNR002C); ancestral locus Anc_1.425) yields MSIQEESSGYTAFENHVSNHDADKGENYHPYGLTDNDDSGPRNPSQESLCKIYTGGANNEYIYIGRQKFLREQLTEAFGGTLNPGLAPTSVHRFANPAPLGLSAFALTTFVLSMFNSKAQGITTPNVVVGLAMFYGGVVQIIAGIWEVALENTFGATALCSYGGFWLSFGSIYIPWFGILDAYTDKESELGNALGFYLLGWCIFTFGLSVCTMKSTVMFFALFFLLGVTFLLLSIGEFSGESRVTRAGGILGVIVAFIAWYNAYAGLANKQNSYILAHPFPLPDNEKVLHI; encoded by the coding sequence ATGTCCATACAAGAAGAAAGTAGTGGATATACAGCATTTGAAAACCATGTGAGTAACCATGATGCTGACAAAGGTGAGAACTACCATCCATACGGATTGACTGATAATGACGATAGTGGTCCCCGTAATCCCTCTCAAGAGTCACTTTGTAAGATATATACAGGAGGTgctaataatgaatatatttatattggACGTCAGAAATTCCTAAGGGAACAACTAACAGAAGCATTCGGTGGTACATTGAATCCAGGTTTGGCACCAACTTCTGTCCATAGGTTTGCTAATCCTGCACCATTAGGTTTGTCTGCCTTCGCATTGACCACATTCGTTTTGTCGATGTTTAATTCAAAGGCACAAGGTATAACCACACCAAATGTGGTGGTCGGCCTAGCGATGTTTTATGGAGGTGTAGTCCAAATTATTGCAGGCATCTGGGAAGTAGCCTTAGAAAACACTTTTGGTGCAACTGCACTGTGCTCCTATGGTGGATTCTGGCTAAGTTTTGGTTCTATTTATATCCCTTGGTTTGGTATCCTAGATGCTTATACGGATAAAGAATCTGAACTAGGAAATGCTCTTGGATTTTACCTCTTGGGTTGGTGTATTTTCACATTTGGATTAAGTGTATGTACAATGAAGTCAACCGTAATGTTTTTCgcattattttttcttttaggAGTTACGTTCCTTTTATTATCAATCGGTGAATTCTCTGGGGAGTCTCGAGTTACAAGAGCAGGTGGTATCTTGGGAGTGATTGTTGCATTCATAGCTTGGTATAATGCATATGCCGGTTTGGCGAATAAACAGAACTCATATATTCTGGCGCACCCTTTCCCCTTACCAGACAACGAAAAAGTTTTacatatttga
- the NDAI0D01215 gene encoding uncharacterized protein, with amino-acid sequence MLISFLLFVIKATYVFSSYIKDSEKSLWERESSTCRTVTNGCPDLNFGWHATTTNLLKYYLDILYVEWLGDNLYEITIQVTGEEQIDLKYLYSLKVIGVQGPKSTIQLYGKNENTFLIDNPTNYTVTFQVYGGAKKDGCNIWLPDFQIQYEYLQGDASKYQDSWKWGTTTFDLSTGCTNYDNQMNSQTDFPGFYWSMHCSDNCGKSARFFPPVIPSELTSLTSSNISPTIDVSSIVTSYFSTFLGTVTPQTSMPVSDPGSDPTSGMPSNIWPIPTNTQTSTLISTILSTSLYSSAASTFIDHITSISTASSSLHGLTSSHYVTSDPSTVPSASSSLHILTSSDPVTSAPSTAPSASSSLQTSTSGSPVTSDPSTVPSASSSLHGLTSSDPVTSDPSTAPSASSSLQTSTSGGPVTSDPSTVPSASGSLQTSTSGSPVTSDPSTVPSASSSLHGLTSSHYVTSDPSTHPSASSSLHILTSSDPVTSDPSTVPSASGSLHISSTYIAAQNSTAPYITSSQSPFQLQSFSSEYFNGQTSLTQRSPKFSSLTSTLPLKSTSSVKLAIKSGSNFSQATIFSSTLSTTNIRTTLVTSSVYQNKAIGVKLARMKLLSLLAFIFFL; translated from the coding sequence ATGcttatttcatttcttctcTTTGTAATAAAGGCTACCTACGTTTTTTCGTCATATATTAAAGATTCGGAAAAATCATTATGGGAAAGAGAAAGCTCAACGTGCCGAACAGTAACGAATGGATGCCCAGATTTAAATTTCGGGTGGCATGCGACTACCACCAACCTcctgaaatattatttagaTATACTATACGTCGAGTGGTTGGGAGATAACCTCTATGAAATTACTATTCAAGTAACAGGtgaagaacaaattgacttgaaatatctttattcttTGAAAGTAATAGGCGTTCAAGGCCCTAAAAGCACAATCCAGTTGTATGGTAAAAACGAAAATACTTTTCTAATTGATAATCCTACAAATTATACAGTCACGTTTCAAGTTTATGGCGGGGCCAAAAAAGACGGATGCAATATCTGGCTACCagattttcaaattcaatatgAATATCTACAAGGTGATGCAAGTAAATACCAAGACTCATGGAAATGGGGCACTACGACGTTCGATCTATCAACAGGGTGCACCAACTATGACAATCAGATGAATTCACAGACTGATTTTCCAGGATTCTATTGGAGTATGCATTGTAGTGACAACTGTGGGAAAAGTGCCAGGTTCTTCCCTCCCGTTATCCCATCGGAACTGACAAGTCTTACTTCTAGTAACATTAGCCCGACTATTGATGTATCTTCGATTGTGACCTCATACTTCTCCACTTTTCTTGGTACTGTTACCCCGCAAACTTCAATGCCAGTTTCAGATCCAGGATCAGATCCAACTTCGGGCATGCCATCGAACATATGGCCAATTCCTACCAACACCCAAACTTCAACTCTAATATCAACTATATTGTCAACCAGTTTATACTCCTCAGCTGCTTCAACATTCATTGACCATATTACTTCAATCTCAACTGCATCCAGCTCATTACATGGTTTAACATCTAGCCATTATGTGACATCTGATCCATCCACAGTTCCATCTGCATCCAGCTCATTACATATTTTAACTTCTAGCGATCCTGTGACATCTGCTCCATCCACAGCTCCATCTGCATCCAGCTCATTGCAAACTTCAACCTCTGGCAGTCCTGTGACATCTGATCCATCCACAGTTCCATCTGCATCCAGCTCATTACATGGTTTAACATCTAGTGATCCTGTGACATCTGATCCATCCACAGCTCCATCTGCATCCAGCTCATTGCAAACTTCAACCTCTGGCGGTCCTGTGACATCTGATCCATCTACAGTTCCATCTGCATCCGGCTCATTGCAAACTTCAACCTCTGGCAGTCCTGTGACATCTGATCCATCCACAGTTCCATCTGCATCCAGCTCATTACATGGTTTAACATCTAGCCATTATGTGACATCTGATCCATCCACGCATCCATCTGCATCCAGCTCATTACATATTTTAACTTCTAGCGATCCTGTGACATCTGATCCATCCACAGTTCCATCTGCATCCGGCTCATTGCACATTTCAAGTACATATATTGCGGCACAGAACTCAACTGCCCCTTATATTACTTCCTCGCAATCTCCATTTCAGTTACAATCTTTCTCCTCAGAATACTTTAATGGGCAGACATCATTAACTCAGCGGAGCCCAAAGTTCTCATCACTTACTTCAACCCTGCCTCTTAAATCAACAAGTTCTGTAAAGTTAGCTATAAAATCCGGttctaatttttctcaAGCGACTATATTCTCTAGTACCTTATCCACGACAAACATACGGACTACTCTAGTTACTAGTTCAGTTTATCAAAACAAAGCTATTGGTGTTAAGCTTGCTCGGATGAAGCTGTTGTCTCTGCTTgctttcattttttttctgtaA
- the NDAI0D01220 gene encoding uncharacterized protein (Ty-like retrotransposon), with protein MKDLGPINKFLGTNCSQDKDGNITLKMTDYITKATDAMDNESKKPTYNPMSGGKDYFDITSPPVQSIKAYQSIIGQLLFIANAGRPDVAFPVSFLSRFLKDPREVHMDAATRIMRYLYTTREYGIKYRSKSKRQLTVYTDASQGAAWDMPFSTSGYATFLAGGAITWCSRRIRSTICLSSTEAEYIAASEAVLETMWLYNLLEHMGYPLSENLLMIDNEPAIKLASHPILHSRTKHIKLRYHKIREAVDDGIVKIEYVNTLDQVADILTKALPQKQFNYLRDKLVSMC; from the coding sequence ATGAAAGATCTTGGTCCTATTAATAAGTTCCTAGGAACCAATTGTTCTCAAGATAAAGATGGGAACATTACGTTGAAGATGACTGATTACATCACGAAAGCAACCGATGCCATGGATAATGAAAGTAAAAAACCAACTTACAATCCCATGTCAGGGGGTAAAGATTACTTCGATATTACATCTCCACCGGTTCAATCTATTAAAGCATACCAAAGCATCATTGGCCAATTATTGTTCATTGCTAATGCAGGCCGCCCAGACGTTGCCTTTCCGGTATCCTTCTTATCAAGATTCTTAAAAGATCCAAGAGAAGTACATATGGATGCTGCTACTAGGATCATGCGGTACTTATATACAACTAGAGAGTATGGTATCAAATATAGGTCAAAATCGAAGAGGCAGCTGACTGTGTACACAGATGCCTCACAAGGTGCTGCATGGGACATGCCATTTTCCACAAGTGGTTATGCTACTTTCCTAGCTGGTGGTGCTATAACATGGTgttcaagaagaattagatcCACAATATGCTTATCTTCCACTGAGGCTGAATACATAGCTGCAAGTGAAGCGGTATTAGAAACAATGTGGTTATATAACCTCTTAGAACATATGGGATACCCACTCTCAGAGAACCTATTGATGATAGATAATGAGCCTGCTATCAAACTAGCATCACATCCCATTCTGCACTCTAGGACAAAACATATTAAGTTAAGATATCACAAGATTAGAGAAGCTGTTGACGACGGCATCGtcaaaattgaatatgttAACACCTTGGACCAAGTTGCTGATATATTAACAAAAGCTTTACCCCAGAAACAGTTTAACTACCTACGTGATAAGCTAGTTTCCATGTGTTGA
- the YIP3 gene encoding Yip3p (similar to Saccharomyces cerevisiae YIP3 (YNL044W); ancestral locus Anc_2.269): MNQLGRFAQVSRLAEDFSVENMKNQFQSLQTKLSTLRSPQEFFNVKNMSKPQNVGDLQNRVSFNLNHYSSNYALIIGLLSIYTLLTNLLLLFVIILVFFGIAGINRLRGQDLVTPLGTFKTSQLYTALLCLALPLGFLASPISTMLWLIGASAVTVFGHAALMEKPVESVFDEETV; encoded by the exons ATGAATCAATTAGGCAGATTTGCt CAAGTCTCACGTCTGGCTGAGGATTTTTCAGTCGAGAACATGAAAAATCAGTTCCAATCTTTACAAACCAAATTATCCACCCTGCGTTCTCCacaagaatttttcaatgttaAGAACATGTCGAAACCACAAAATGTTGgtgatttacaaaatagGGTGTCTTTCAACTTGAATCATTACTCAAGTAACTATGCCCTAATTATTGGTCTACTAAGTATCTACACTCTGTTGaccaatttattattactatttgttattattctagttttttttggtattgCAGGGATTAATAGATTAAGGGGACAAGACTTGGTTACTCCACTTGGTACATTTAAGACCTCACAATTGTATACTGCCCTTTTGTGTCTAGCGCTTCCATTGGGATTCCTCGCATCTCCAATATCCACAATGTTGTGGTTAATCGGTGCTTCCGCTGTGACTGTTTTTGGACATGCAGCTTTAATGGAAAAACCTGTTGAGAGTGTTTTCGATGAGGAAACAGTTTGA